Genomic DNA from Shouchella patagoniensis:
ATATGCATGTCAGTAGTGGCGATGGGAAGTTATTTAGGAATCGAAGCATTTGGCAGAACAGCTGAAATGACTGCCTTTTTCTTTTTTTTACCCCTTATCTTATTGTTGCTTTTTAAGATACCAGATATGGATATAGAAAAAGTATTACCCTTTTTCAGGGGTGATGAGAACCACTACATTGATGCTATTTTGTTTTATATAGCCATTACAGCATGTAATAGCGTTTTGCTGCTTGCACTCTATCCGTACGCTATTTCTGATAAAAAAAAAGCAGAACAGGCTTTCTTACAAGGTTTCCTAATTGCTTGTTCGATTCTTTTCTTCATTACAGTGCTTTGCGAAACGGCACTTGGTCCTGAACTGATGACCGCTTCTTACTTCCCAACCTTCACATTAGCGCAACGAATCTCCTTTGGGAATTTCGCAGAGCGAGTCGAAGCTTTATTAACGGTCATTTGGTTTATTACGATTTACTTTAAAATTACGCTTTACCTCTTCATATCGACTCGTGGCATTGCCCAGACATTTGGAATTAAAAACGAGAAACCATTAACTCTGCCCCTGGCTATGATATTTGTCTTCATCCCTTTGCAAGCCTTTGATAACACAATTCAGGATTATGAGTTTTATGTAGGACCTGCCAAATGGCTCTCTCTACTGGTAGGTGCCGTTCTTCCCCTCGTTTTATTTATCATTGGTGCCCTTCAGCGAAAGAAAAAGAAACAATCGCTACTCCCTAAACATACTCGTCAATCAAACACCTCAAGGAGAGTGTAATCTCTTATGGAATCTAATGAAATGTTTAATTCCCTAGCGTTTGCGTTCATTGTTATATACGCCACTTGTAGTACGGCTCTATTAGGCATTCCTGCTTCCATGAGTTATTTTGTTACCCAAGATGCTTGGATCATCCCGATCATTGGTAGCTTAATCGGACTCCCCATTATCTTTTTATATACCATCCTTGCCCGGTGGATGCCAAAAGGAATAATCTACACGATGAATGATGCGATACTAGGAAAGCTGTTTGGAAAGCTTGCTACAATCGTATATATATTGTTTCCGTTGCTTCACTTCCCAGCCATTTTTGCATACGGGATCAATTTCATCACCCATTTCCTATTACCAGAGACTCCTTTCATTGCATGTATGCTTTTGTGCTTAACGGTTATCGTATTTGGTGTTTTTACAGGTGTAGAAGCAATAGCACGTACAGCACTACTCATTAGCATTTTTTTTATAAGTCCATTAGCCCTATTAATTGGCTTAAATATCCCTGATATTGACCTTCAATTTACACAACCAATGTTCCACTCGTCACTTGCTGACAGCGGGCAAGCGTTGTCTCTCTATATGGGCAATGTCGTTTGTAACGTTGTTATTCAACTTGCAATCTTTCCGAAGTATATAAAGAACAAAAAAACCGGGGAACGTGCATTATGGGTTGGTTACAGTTTGGGTTGTTTTATCCTTATCTTATTGACATTTCTATGTATTACGGTACTTTCGCCAGAGGTAACAGCAAGAGATTTCTATCCTGCCCTTTCACTCGCCCAACGGATTGAGCTTGGAGAATTCCTCGAACGTATTGAGGCAACGATTACGATTCTCTGGTTTATTTCTATCTACTTTAACTTACTCCTGTACTTTTATGCGATTGTTTCAGGCATTGCCCACCTTTTTAACTTAAAGAATAGCAAACCGCTCATTTTACCAACAGCTATGTTGTTATTATTTTTAGGAGCGACTTACTTTACAAGTGTTGTTCAGGAACGAGAATTCTACCGCTTTGTCAGTATTCCACAATCTATTCTCACTGGTCTTGGTCTCCCACTCTTACTTGTTCTTGTCGGTATGATAAGGCGCAAACGAAAAGGTTTAGCTGTCTATCCAAAACTTATGGAAAGTGATTCAACAAATAATAAAGAAACCGGACAATCGTCGAATGTATAACAAAAGCAGAGACCGACTCGGTCTCTGCTCTTATTACACGTTTTCTTGTTTTAACGCGTCGATGATGTTTTCTTTTTTTACTTTTGACATGGAATAAAACATAGCCAAGCCAACAATAATAAATACCGCAATAATCACATACATCATATGAAGCCATGGTAATGTGAACGGATATGAAAACGAGTTTTGTGTTGTGCGATAAATTAAATACATGACACCAATACTAAATGGCAGTCCATACAGCAATGATTTGATGCCATAAAAAACACTCTCATAACGAATCATTTTATTAAATGATTTTGGCGTCATACCAACAGATTTCAACATTGCAAACTCTCTTTTTCGGAGTGCGATACTTGTTGAAATTGTGTTAAAAATATTCGCGACGGAAATGAGTGTAATCAGTGTGATAAAACCGTATATGAACACGGACAGGATCGTCATTATCTGCGTCTCTTGTTGCCTTACTTGATAATAGTTATAGAGCGATAAATTAGAAAAAGAATCACTTTTTTCTATAATCGTTTGAGTTGCTAACGGATCTTCACTCGTCAGGTAGAGTGGTGTATGGCTAAACTGCAATTCTTCGTTAGATTCCATCAAGTCATCAAACGATTCATCCGTCACAATCACAAGTAACTCTCCTAAAAATACATGGTTTGTCCCCATAGGTATTTCACTCGTTAAAGCCGCTACTTCAACTGGCGCGAGATCGATTTGTTCACCTGTCTCCCAGTTTTCATAAACCAGCTCGAACCTCTCTCCAACTTCCATCTGCACGGCATGTGTTTCTACGTATTTTCCAAGTGCATCGTCCCCGTAAGAGATTTCATCAATGATAATCGCCTGATGCGTACTCTGTTCATCTAAAACATTTACATCAATTCCAGCTTTTTCCGCATATGATTTTAAACTTTCTTCCTCCATACCGATAAGCTGAATACTATAAGGATATTGCCCGTCCACTAACATCTCTGGCTCTTCTACTGCACGGTTACGTAATTCTGGTGATGCATTCTCTTCATCGATAAATGAACTCAGATGTATCCTTCTATTTATGCTTGTTGCTGTAACATGTTCTCTTAGTTCTTCATTTCCTACTAAATTCTTAAGATCCTGAACGTCACCAGAAACCGCGATATCATAACTCATTTCACTTTGCGAAAGTTCAACTGAACGTTTTAGACTCTCGGTAAAATAAGACACCGATAAAAACAAGATGATGCTAATCATAAGTGAAAACACAGTGACTTGGTATCGACGCTTATTCCGTTTTAAGTTCTTTAATCCGATTTCAGCCTCTATTCCAAAAATCTTTGTAACAAGTTTAGATGTTTTTACTGCTTTTCCTGTTAATTTCACATCTTGCGTTTGTCGAATGGCATCTATCGCCGTAATTCTCGATGCACGAATCGCTGGAATATACGTCGAAATAAAAATGGTACCTGCTGATATCGCTGTTGCAATGACAAGAGAAGTGGGAGTGACTATTAATTGCAACCCTTCCTTCACACCCGTCGCCTCTATGAACGTATTATTGATGAAGTAGAATGTAATACCAATACCAACTACACCTGCGATTAACCCGAACGGTATACTAATTAAACCAATAAGAAACCCTTCAAAAAAGACAGAATTCCTTTTTTGTCTTTTCGTTGCACCAACGCTGGAGAGCATCCCTAAGTGCCTGGATCTTTCTGATACAGAAATAGCAAACGCGTTAAATATAAGAGCGACAGACCCAACAACAATCACGGCTATAATAATTGATAAAAGTCCATAAAGTGTGCCTTGCATACTATCATTTAGCGTTAAGCCGTAATACCGCAGCAGTTCGTTATTAAATGAAACAGAATTCACGTCCAACTCTTCCGCTAACGTATCCGCATCCTTATAAAGAGAACGACTAAAATCATTAAGAACGACTAAGCCATTTACTTGATCTTCTGTAGACATGATTTCTTCATCAACATAAGAGAGAGCTGTATACGCTGGTCCCCAAGCCGGTTCCCATTCAGGCGTTTCAATAATACCTACAACTTCATACTCTTTATTTGTCTCATTAACGAGTTCTTCTCCTAACTCACCTTCTTCAGTCCAAACGAGAAAATTTTGCTGTGACAAAGGACCCTCATATCCTTCTTCCTCTGTTACCCGATCTCCAATAGCAAGCGTTACTGTATCACCAATTTCATAATAAACTTTTGCATCTTTTGCAACCTTTTCGGTGAGAACAATTTCATTTTCTGCCTTAGGCATTCTCCCTAAACTAGGGGTGAGGTGAAAGCGCTCATAACCAATCTCATTCATCTCTTTTATAAAAAGATAAGGCCTGCTCTCGTTTTTACTTCCTTCTAATTTTGCAAAACCTAGATCTTTTGACAGAATTAAATCTCCTGTTCCATCATCTTGCCTAATGTCATAGAGCTGCTCTTTCGTTACATCTTCATAAGCAACATGCCATTCTCCAGTCTGAACAATTGTATTACGCTGCAACATGTCCATAAATGACAATCCAAGTGTCGCAACTGCAGAAACCATTGCGACCGAAATAATCGTACCGAGAATCGTCACAAGCGTCCGTTTTTTGTTTTGCTTTAAGTGACGAACCGTTAGCTTGTTGACAATGTTCACGGACGAATCACCTCGTCCTTCGCAATCTTGCCGTCTTCTATTGTAATCACACGGTCTGCTTGTAGCGCAATTCGCTCGTCATGTGTAATCACCACAAGTGTTTGATTTAATGTTTTATTAAACATTTTTAATAGGTCAATAATTTCTGCGCTGTTCTTACTGTCAAGATTACCTGTAGGTTCATCAGCGAGCATAATCGCTGGATTGCTCATTAATGCACGACCAATCGAAACCCGTTGTTGCTGACCACCAGAGAGTTGATTTGGTAAATGTGACAACCGTTTTTCCAAACCGAGCGAGCTAATAATACTAGAAAAATGCTTATCATCTACTTTGTGATTATCAAGCAACAAAGGCAATGTCATATTTTCTTCAACTGTTAGAATCGGAATTAAGTTGTAAAACTGATAAATCAAACCAATTTGCCTACGCCTAAAAATAGCTAATTGCGTTTCATTTAATTCGTACATATTCGTATTGTCGACAAAAACATGTCCGTTGGTTGGACGATCTACCCCACCAAGCAAATGTAATAATGTCGACTTGCCTGATCCCGAAGGACCAATAATTGCAGTAAACTCTCCCTTACGAACAGTAAATGAGACATTATCAAGTGCCTTAACAGCCGTTTCGCCTTTGCCATATACTTTAGACAGATTTTCAATTTTTAAGATATCCACTATTCTTCCCCCAATTACTTTTGTTGTATCTTGAGTATATCTGCCTAAAGTGACTCGTTCGTGACTTTTAAAGTGACAATTTAGTCACTTACTTTGAACGGTTGTCTCGGTAAAATTTCAACGTAAAGGTCGTTCCTTCATTAAGCCTACTTTTGACTTCGATTGCACCATTCTGGCTTGTCACAATGCGATGGGCCATAGCAAGACCTATACCAATACTATTAGCTCCAGAACGTTCTCCCTTAAAGAAACGTTTAAAAATATGAGGTAGCTCATTCTTATTTATACCCGACCCATTATCTTGAATTTTAATTTCTGTGTAAATCACATTTTGTGAGAAAGAAATGGAAATAACACCGCCTTCATCTGTATGCTCCGTTGCATTCTTAATCAAATTAATGAGTGCTTCCTTTGTCCAATGAAAATCACCTTGAAAAACCACATCTGATTTTCCATCGATTAAAAAAGTCTGGTTCTTTAATTCCATTGGAATGAGCAGTGGCGCCCCTGCTGCTTTGACCATTTCAACAACATGAACTTGGTCTCTTTTAAAATCAACCGTCCCTGCATCTATTTTTGATAACTTAAGCAATGATGAAACCAGCCAATCAATTCGCTCAAGCTGCATGACTATGCTTTGAGTAAACTCTTCACGTTTTTCTGATGGGAGCTTTGGATTCGCTAGAAGATCGGCCATTACTGTCATTGAAGTTAAGGGTGTTTTTAACTGATGAGAAATGTCTGACAGGGCCTCCGTTAGTTTTGTTTTGTCATTCGTTAGTCTCGAACTTTGTTCAGACAACATCTGAGTCACTTTATAAATCTCATTCTTTAAAATGCTTAACTCTCCTTCTTGATTATCACGCACATCGAGTGAGAAAGCCCCAGAACTAATTTGTCTTAAATAACTGGATAACTTTTCAAACTCTTTGTAGCGAAATCTTGTAAAGCCTATGCTAATCCCTATTATTAAAATCATTGCCACTGCCACTATAGTTGCTCCCAAAAAGGATAAGAAGGAAATAGCTATAACTGTGCACAGAGCGATACCAACCAGTCCAACCATATATAAACGCCACTCTTGATTACGAAACATTAATTGCCCACCTTATAACCTCGACCTCTAACCGTTTGAATAATCGTCGGTTTTTGCGGATCGTCTTCCAAT
This window encodes:
- a CDS encoding GerAB/ArcD/ProY family transporter, whose product is MKQHISSSQFRMLVIYSTCSTSVLSMPLILGTLVGRDAWWIPLIGTVLGFPFILLFVIMSRWYPTTDFFGMSNKIVGKKFGKICGLLFTLLPLLTISPKLHYSTDFITTHLLKTTPPVVVVAICMSVVAMGSYLGIEAFGRTAEMTAFFFFLPLILLLLFKIPDMDIEKVLPFFRGDENHYIDAILFYIAITACNSVLLLALYPYAISDKKKAEQAFLQGFLIACSILFFITVLCETALGPELMTASYFPTFTLAQRISFGNFAERVEALLTVIWFITIYFKITLYLFISTRGIAQTFGIKNEKPLTLPLAMIFVFIPLQAFDNTIQDYEFYVGPAKWLSLLVGAVLPLVLFIIGALQRKKKKQSLLPKHTRQSNTSRRV
- a CDS encoding sensor histidine kinase, whose translation is MFRNQEWRLYMVGLVGIALCTVIAISFLSFLGATIVAVAMILIIGISIGFTRFRYKEFEKLSSYLRQISSGAFSLDVRDNQEGELSILKNEIYKVTQMLSEQSSRLTNDKTKLTEALSDISHQLKTPLTSMTVMADLLANPKLPSEKREEFTQSIVMQLERIDWLVSSLLKLSKIDAGTVDFKRDQVHVVEMVKAAGAPLLIPMELKNQTFLIDGKSDVVFQGDFHWTKEALINLIKNATEHTDEGGVISISFSQNVIYTEIKIQDNGSGINKNELPHIFKRFFKGERSGANSIGIGLAMAHRIVTSQNGAIEVKSRLNEGTTFTLKFYRDNRSK
- a CDS encoding ABC transporter ATP-binding protein — protein: MDILKIENLSKVYGKGETAVKALDNVSFTVRKGEFTAIIGPSGSGKSTLLHLLGGVDRPTNGHVFVDNTNMYELNETQLAIFRRRQIGLIYQFYNLIPILTVEENMTLPLLLDNHKVDDKHFSSIISSLGLEKRLSHLPNQLSGGQQQRVSIGRALMSNPAIMLADEPTGNLDSKNSAEIIDLLKMFNKTLNQTLVVITHDERIALQADRVITIEDGKIAKDEVIRP
- a CDS encoding GerAB/ArcD/ProY family transporter; amino-acid sequence: MESNEMFNSLAFAFIVIYATCSTALLGIPASMSYFVTQDAWIIPIIGSLIGLPIIFLYTILARWMPKGIIYTMNDAILGKLFGKLATIVYILFPLLHFPAIFAYGINFITHFLLPETPFIACMLLCLTVIVFGVFTGVEAIARTALLISIFFISPLALLIGLNIPDIDLQFTQPMFHSSLADSGQALSLYMGNVVCNVVIQLAIFPKYIKNKKTGERALWVGYSLGCFILILLTFLCITVLSPEVTARDFYPALSLAQRIELGEFLERIEATITILWFISIYFNLLLYFYAIVSGIAHLFNLKNSKPLILPTAMLLLFLGATYFTSVVQEREFYRFVSIPQSILTGLGLPLLLVLVGMIRRKRKGLAVYPKLMESDSTNNKETGQSSNV
- a CDS encoding ABC transporter permease, producing the protein MNIVNKLTVRHLKQNKKRTLVTILGTIISVAMVSAVATLGLSFMDMLQRNTIVQTGEWHVAYEDVTKEQLYDIRQDDGTGDLILSKDLGFAKLEGSKNESRPYLFIKEMNEIGYERFHLTPSLGRMPKAENEIVLTEKVAKDAKVYYEIGDTVTLAIGDRVTEEEGYEGPLSQQNFLVWTEEGELGEELVNETNKEYEVVGIIETPEWEPAWGPAYTALSYVDEEIMSTEDQVNGLVVLNDFSRSLYKDADTLAEELDVNSVSFNNELLRYYGLTLNDSMQGTLYGLLSIIIAVIVVGSVALIFNAFAISVSERSRHLGMLSSVGATKRQKRNSVFFEGFLIGLISIPFGLIAGVVGIGITFYFINNTFIEATGVKEGLQLIVTPTSLVIATAISAGTIFISTYIPAIRASRITAIDAIRQTQDVKLTGKAVKTSKLVTKIFGIEAEIGLKNLKRNKRRYQVTVFSLMISIILFLSVSYFTESLKRSVELSQSEMSYDIAVSGDVQDLKNLVGNEELREHVTATSINRRIHLSSFIDEENASPELRNRAVEEPEMLVDGQYPYSIQLIGMEEESLKSYAEKAGIDVNVLDEQSTHQAIIIDEISYGDDALGKYVETHAVQMEVGERFELVYENWETGEQIDLAPVEVAALTSEIPMGTNHVFLGELLVIVTDESFDDLMESNEELQFSHTPLYLTSEDPLATQTIIEKSDSFSNLSLYNYYQVRQQETQIMTILSVFIYGFITLITLISVANIFNTISTSIALRKREFAMLKSVGMTPKSFNKMIRYESVFYGIKSLLYGLPFSIGVMYLIYRTTQNSFSYPFTLPWLHMMYVIIAVFIIVGLAMFYSMSKVKKENIIDALKQENV